One Brassica napus cultivar Da-Ae chromosome C2, Da-Ae, whole genome shotgun sequence DNA window includes the following coding sequences:
- the LOC111203366 gene encoding nitrile-specifier protein 5 encodes MSPVAENKWVKVGQKGSGPGPRSSHALTVVGDKVYCFGGELKPTIHIDNDLYVFDLQTQEWSIAPATGDAPFPCFGVLMVPLGTTIYVYGGRDDTRRYNGLYSYDTLTNKWELLSPVEEGLPGRSYHSMACDDRNVYVFGGVTAKGRVNTLHGYDVVGRKWVEYPAGGEACKGRGGPGLVVVEGKVWVLFGFDGNELGDIHCFDLGSGQWTAVETTGDVPPARSVFPAVRSGKQIVVYGGEEEPHELMHMGAGKLSGEVYRLDTETLVWEKVVDGTEEGKKPSPRGWCAFAVAVKDGEEGLLVHGGNSPTNERLDDMVFWRF; translated from the exons ATGAGTCCTGTGGCTGAGAACAAATGGGTCAag GTGGGTCAGAAAGGATCAGGTCCTGGACCAAGAAGCTCACATGCACTCACGGTCGTGGGCGACAAAGTGTACTGCTTTGGCGGGGAGCTTAAACCAACGATCCACATCGACAACGATCTCTACGTCTTCGATCTCCAAACTCAAGAATGGTCTATAGCCCCCGCAACAGGGGACGCTCCTTTCCCCTGTTTCGGTGTCTTAATGGTCCCTCTCGGCACCACGATCTACGTCTACGGTGGCCGCGACGACACTCGCAGATACAACGGCCTTTACTCTTACGACACTCTCACAAACAAGTGGGAGTTGCTGTCTCCCGTTGAGGAAGGGCTTCCCGGTCGTAGCTACCACTCCATGGCCTGTGATGATCGTAACGTTTACGTCTTTGGTGGTGTTACAGCCAAAGGACGTGTAAACACGTTGCATGGCTACGACGTGGTTGGTCGGAAGTGGGTTGAGTATCCGGCGGGTGGTGAAGCTTGTAAAGGGAGAGGAGGACCAGGGCTTGTGGTTGTGGAAGGGAAAGTTTGGGTTTTGTTTGGGTTTGACGGTAATGAATTGGGTGATATTCATTGCTTTGATTTGGGTAGTGGTCAATGGACAGCCGTGGAGACCACCGGGGATGTACCGCCGGCGAGAAGTGTTTTTCCGGCGGTTCGTTCGGGGAAACAGATTGTGGTATATGGTGGTGAGGAGGAGCCGCATGAGCTGATGCATATGGGAGCTGGGAAGTTGTCTGGAGAGGTTTATAGGCTTGATACGGAGACGTTGGTTTGGGAGAAGGTTGTGGATGGTACTGAGGAAGGGAAGAAGCCGAGTCCACGTGGGTGGTgcgcgtttgcggttgcggttaAGGATGGTGAGGAAGGGCTGCTGGTGCACGGTGGGAATAGTCCGACCAACGAGCGTCTTGATGATATGGTGTTTTGGCGTTTCTAG
- the LOC106429024 gene encoding CASP-like protein 5A2 — translation MPLSSLRSVSVPLSDRKLPTFRAFSSTAMADAGMDDVQRRLMFEDDYLVAATGLQSLWSLALATVDVYAILVKRSLQNRRLVSLFAIGDGVTSTMTFAAAFATAGITVLIDNDLNSCSANHCVQFETSTALAFISWFAALPSFLFNFWSLASSSR, via the exons ATGCCTCTCTCATCGCTCCGATCCGTTTCCGTTCCCCTTTCAGATAGAAAGTTACCGACTTTTCGAGCTTTCTCCAGTACAGCAATGGCAGATGCTGGAATGGATGATGTTCAGAGACGTCTCATGTTTGAGGATGA CTATCTAGTTGCAGCCACTGGCTTGCAGAGCTTGTGGAGTCTTGCACTAGCCACAGTTGATGTCTATGCCATTTTGGTCAAACGTTCCCTACAGAACCGTCGACTCGTTAGCTTGTTTGCAATTGGTGATGGG GTGACATCGACGATGACTTTTGCAGCGGCGTTTGCAACGGCAGGGATAACGGTTCTGATAGACAACGATCTGAACAGCTGCTCGGCAAACCATTGTGTTCAGTTTGAAACATCAACAGCATTAGCCTTCATTAGCTGGTTTGCTGCTCTCCCTTCTTTTCTCTTCAACTTTTGGTCTCTCGCTTCATCATCCCgttga